A genomic window from Thunnus maccoyii chromosome 2, fThuMac1.1, whole genome shotgun sequence includes:
- the ten1 gene encoding CST complex subunit TEN1: protein MLPAAAVFHFPWEVTSGAVQEGESVRTFGRLVSYQPEESRATLSAQHASKEHQVVVSTLFVEPFNPIIGAQYVVLGEKENTEGGDVMVRARVLNCVDGVNVALLQKAINEQRSFFRERESKQGDAAQAADVT, encoded by the exons ATGCTTCCCGCAGCTGCAGTTTTTCATTTCCCCTGGGAAGTGACGTCTGGAGCAGTGCAGGAAGGAGAATCAGTGAGAACTTTTGGCAG ACTTGTCAGCTATCAGCCTGAGGAGTCCAGGGCTACGCTGTCAGCTCAGCATGCTTCAAAAGAGCACCAAGTGGTCGTCAGCACCTTGTTTGTGGAGCCTTTTAACCCAATAATTGGGGCCCAGTACGTCGTTCTGGGTGAGAAAGAAAATACTGAGG GGGGTGATGTGATGGTCCGTGCCCGCGTGCTGAACTGTGTTGATGGTGTGAACGTTGCTCTTCTACAGAAAGCCATCAATGAGCAAAGGAGCTTCTTcagggagagggagagcaaaCAGGGTGATGCTGCACAAGCTGCAGATGTAACCTGA